Proteins found in one Mycoplasma sp. 1578d genomic segment:
- the trpS gene encoding tryptophan--tRNA ligase translates to MKRLVSGIKPTGELTLGNYIGAIANFIKLQDEYESYFFVADMHALTTGTVDPIELEQARKSTVALYLACGLDPQKTIIFYQSSILEHTQMMWLCNSETTVGELERMTQFKDKAQKLVQGNGTMKIPSNLLMYPVLMASDILLYNPEIVPVGEDQVQHIELTRNIAERLNRKYNLDLNIPEGFIPQVGARVKSLTDPTSKMSKSDKSSKGTIYLLEDPEKAYKKILKAVTDSEGKVYISENKPGVLNLLTIYASLKDMTIQQAEAHFKDVDYKEFKEQVASVVKELLINIQEKYHKALKNVDQIAHQGRIKAQKIAKETVNKVQKHMGLYREINESK, encoded by the coding sequence ATGAAAAGATTAGTTAGCGGAATCAAGCCTACTGGAGAACTTACCTTAGGAAATTATATTGGGGCAATTGCCAATTTTATTAAGCTCCAAGATGAATATGAATCATATTTTTTTGTTGCTGATATGCACGCTTTAACAACCGGAACTGTTGATCCAATCGAACTTGAACAAGCTCGTAAAAGCACGGTGGCACTCTATTTAGCTTGTGGTTTAGACCCACAAAAAACCATTATTTTTTATCAATCTTCAATTTTAGAACACACACAAATGATGTGATTGTGCAATTCTGAAACCACAGTTGGAGAGCTTGAAAGAATGACTCAATTTAAAGACAAAGCTCAAAAACTTGTCCAAGGAAATGGAACTATGAAAATTCCGAGCAACTTGCTTATGTATCCAGTGCTTATGGCATCTGATATTCTACTTTATAATCCAGAAATTGTGCCTGTTGGTGAAGATCAAGTTCAACACATTGAACTTACTCGCAACATTGCAGAAAGATTAAATCGTAAATATAATTTAGATTTAAATATTCCAGAAGGATTTATTCCTCAAGTTGGTGCTAGAGTCAAATCGCTCACCGATCCAACATCTAAAATGTCTAAGAGTGATAAAAGTTCCAAAGGAACTATTTACTTACTTGAAGATCCTGAGAAAGCGTACAAAAAAATCCTTAAAGCTGTTACTGATTCAGAGGGGAAAGTTTATATTTCAGAAAATAAACCAGGAGTACTAAACTTACTCACTATTTATGCTTCATTAAAAGATATGACAATTCAGCAAGCTGAAGCACACTTTAAAGATGTAGATTATAAAGAATTTAAAGAACAAGTGGCTAGCGTAGTTAAAGAATTACTTATCAATATTCAAGAAAAATATCACAAAGCACTAAAAAATGTGGATCAAATTGCTCATCAAGGAAGAATCAAAGCTCAAAAAATAGCTAAAGAAACTGTCAATAAAGTTCAAAAACACATGGGACTTTACAGGGAAATTAATGAAAGCAAATAA
- the thrS gene encoding threonine--tRNA ligase, translated as MKANKELNHTTSHLLGAAVEKLYPNVRLGFGPATSEGFYYDFEFETSISDTELNKIEKMMKKLASRNLVTQEVSIDEYSFENKPYKQELYNELKADGKNITFYALIDPLNNEKVFVDLCAGGHIENTKNIKNFKLTSLAGAYWRGDSNNIQLTRIYGTSWQTKEELDQYLAILKDRKERDHRKIGKELNLFTFHPYAGQGLPIWLEDGMYIHNEIKNLILKMDRKYGMREVLTPHFGEETLYQTSGHLAHYKDDMFKPIIADTQKLYPRPMTCPHHVLCYNHQKRSYRDLPLRFSEQSQLYRYEKSGALTGLERVRGMLLTEGHLFVRKDQIAQEFKYMYQLIKETLDIFKIKIDYISLSLRDKDNKEKYYDNDAMWDQAEDQLRAVLNELGVNYEEKLGEAAFYGPKMDIQIFTALGHEITVSTLQLDFLLPERFGITFTNDQGKEEMPILIHRGLIGTYERFVAILLEQSKGVLPFWLAPKQITVIPVNMEHDFEYAQQVNEKFYALGFRSKIDSRDERMNKKIREAQMSKSKFQVILGQKEKENNTVSFRKYGENTTQTMGFEHFVQMLNELKNNYE; from the coding sequence ATGAAAGCAAATAAAGAATTAAATCACACTACCAGCCACCTTCTTGGTGCTGCCGTGGAAAAATTATATCCTAACGTTAGACTGGGGTTTGGACCAGCAACAAGTGAAGGATTTTATTATGATTTTGAATTCGAAACATCAATTAGCGATACCGAATTAAATAAAATCGAAAAAATGATGAAAAAACTTGCTTCACGCAATTTGGTAACGCAAGAAGTGTCAATTGATGAATATTCATTTGAAAATAAACCATATAAACAAGAGCTTTATAACGAACTTAAGGCTGATGGTAAAAATATCACATTTTACGCACTGATTGATCCACTTAACAATGAAAAGGTTTTTGTTGATCTATGTGCTGGCGGACACATTGAAAACACTAAAAATATCAAAAACTTTAAACTCACTTCACTTGCAGGTGCGTATTGGAGAGGCGATTCAAATAACATCCAATTAACCAGAATTTACGGAACAAGTTGACAAACCAAAGAAGAACTTGATCAATATTTAGCAATCCTGAAAGATCGAAAAGAACGAGATCACCGTAAAATTGGAAAAGAACTCAATCTTTTCACCTTTCACCCATATGCAGGTCAAGGATTGCCAATTTGGCTCGAAGATGGAATGTACATTCATAATGAAATTAAAAACTTAATTTTAAAAATGGATCGTAAATACGGAATGAGAGAGGTGCTCACTCCACACTTTGGTGAAGAGACTTTATATCAAACTTCGGGACACTTGGCTCATTATAAAGATGATATGTTCAAACCTATTATTGCCGATACTCAAAAACTCTATCCTCGTCCAATGACTTGTCCGCACCATGTTCTTTGTTATAATCATCAAAAAAGATCGTATCGTGACCTTCCCCTACGTTTTTCCGAACAATCACAACTTTATCGCTATGAAAAATCAGGAGCACTCACTGGACTAGAACGTGTCCGTGGAATGTTGTTAACCGAAGGACACTTGTTTGTGCGTAAGGATCAAATTGCCCAAGAATTCAAATACATGTATCAGTTAATCAAGGAAACTCTTGATATTTTCAAGATTAAAATTGACTATATTTCACTTTCACTCAGGGATAAAGACAATAAAGAAAAATATTATGATAATGATGCCATGTGAGATCAAGCCGAAGATCAATTACGTGCCGTTTTAAACGAATTAGGGGTTAATTACGAAGAAAAATTGGGGGAGGCGGCCTTTTACGGTCCGAAAATGGACATTCAAATCTTCACTGCTTTAGGACACGAAATTACCGTTTCAACTTTACAATTAGACTTTTTACTCCCTGAGCGTTTTGGTATTACTTTTACAAACGATCAAGGAAAAGAAGAAATGCCAATTCTAATTCACCGTGGATTAATCGGAACTTATGAACGTTTTGTGGCCATTTTACTGGAACAAAGTAAAGGTGTATTGCCTTTTTGACTTGCTCCAAAACAAATTACTGTCATTCCGGTAAATATGGAACATGACTTTGAATACGCTCAACAAGTTAACGAAAAATTTTATGCACTTGGTTTTAGAAGCAAAATTGATTCACGTGATGAGCGTATGAATAAAAAAATCCGTGAAGCTCAAATGTCTAAATCTAAATTCCAAGTTATTTTAGGACAAAAAGAAAAAGAAAATAACACTGTTTCATTCCGTAAGTATGGGGAAAATACCACCCAGACAATGGGTTTTGAACATTTTGTGCAAATGCTTAATGAGTTAAAAAATAATTATGAATAA
- a CDS encoding Bsp6I family type II restriction endonuclease: protein MDDHLLFELYKLWKRLDKKTKEDFTRGINIPEYITEKLYCIINNYKHKTKKDDSTDAVDKNGKRVQIKATNNFHNDLTSFGPQSQFEILEFVRLDYENDIFYFYRIDISILEHIKVNKFETFNNQRSQKRRPRFSIINKILIPYKIQHYANVNMRTR, encoded by the coding sequence ATGGATGATCATCTACTTTTTGAGCTATATAAACTTTGAAAAAGATTGGACAAGAAAACTAAAGAAGATTTTACAAGAGGAATAAATATCCCTGAATACATAACTGAAAAACTTTATTGTATTATTAACAACTATAAGCATAAAACCAAAAAAGATGATAGTACAGATGCTGTAGACAAAAATGGCAAAAGGGTACAAATAAAAGCTACAAACAACTTTCATAATGATTTAACTAGTTTTGGTCCTCAATCCCAATTTGAAATTTTAGAATTTGTTAGATTAGATTATGAAAATGATATATTTTATTTCTACAGAATTGATATATCGATACTTGAGCATATTAAAGTCAATAAATTCGAAACATTTAACAATCAGCGTTCTCAAAAAAGAAGACCAAGATTTTCAATCATTAATAAAATATTAATTCCCTATAAAATTCAACACTATGCTAATGTAAATATGAGAACAAGGTAA
- a CDS encoding DNA cytosine methyltransferase, translated as MKKLICASFFSGVGGIDLGFREFCSTMYANEYNPKPAQTFEINFNLKVDVRDIRDISSDQIPDFDILLAGFPCQAFSIAGYRQGFNDEKGRGNLFFEIELIILDKKPSVVFLENVKNLVSHDKGNTFKVILSKLEQAGYYVKYKVLNTMEYGNTPQNRERIYIVGFKNQEHYNKFEFPSKIPLTTFIRDIVDFKNKLDSKYYYTKDNFKHFELLSQEVISKKSIYQWRRKYVRENKSNVCTTLTASCGTGGHNVPIVYIKFGIRKLTSRECFKFQGFGDVFKLPNQANSHLYKQAGNSVSVNVIKRIAKQIYKVMS; from the coding sequence ATGAAAAAATTAATTTGTGCTAGTTTTTTCTCTGGTGTTGGTGGTATTGATTTGGGTTTCCGTGAATTTTGTTCCACCATGTACGCTAATGAATATAATCCAAAACCTGCACAAACTTTTGAAATTAATTTTAATTTAAAAGTAGATGTTCGTGATATAAGAGATATTTCTAGTGATCAAATTCCTGATTTTGATATTTTATTAGCTGGTTTTCCTTGTCAAGCTTTTTCTATAGCTGGTTACAGACAAGGTTTTAATGATGAAAAAGGAAGAGGGAATTTATTCTTTGAAATTGAGCTGATTATTCTAGATAAAAAACCTTCGGTTGTCTTCTTAGAAAATGTTAAAAATCTTGTGTCTCACGATAAAGGAAATACCTTTAAAGTCATTTTATCTAAATTAGAACAAGCGGGTTATTATGTAAAATACAAGGTTTTAAATACCATGGAATACGGGAATACACCGCAAAATCGTGAAAGAATTTATATAGTTGGTTTTAAAAATCAAGAACACTATAATAAATTTGAATTTCCTTCTAAAATACCTCTAACCACATTTATTAGAGATATTGTTGATTTCAAGAACAAATTGGACTCAAAATATTACTATACAAAAGATAATTTCAAACACTTTGAGCTTTTGTCTCAAGAAGTAATCAGCAAAAAAAGCATTTATCAATGACGTAGAAAATATGTAAGAGAAAATAAGTCTAATGTATGTACTACATTAACAGCCAGTTGTGGAACTGGAGGACATAATGTTCCAATCGTATATATAAAGTTTGGAATTAGAAAATTAACTTCACGAGAATGTTTTAAATTTCAAGGTTTTGGCGATGTTTTTAAGCTTCCTAATCAAGCGAATTCACACCTATATAAGCAGGCTGGAAACAGTGTCTCGGTAAATGTGATCAAAAGAATTGCAAAGCAAATTTATAAGGTGATGAGTTAA